From Bdellovibrio sp. KM01:
ACCAAAACTGCATCTGCACATGCAATTGCGATGTTCAAATTTTCAATCGCAACTTGAAAGTCCTTATCTGCCAACTTCTCCCAAGGATCGCCGATTTTTCTGGCAACTGTTTCCGCATCCACGGTGTATTTACCGAAGTTACGCATCACACGGTTGATAGTGAGTTCAGTTTCGCCGTTGCGCAAAGGACAAGTCACTTGCGCCAAAGATGTGGCTGGCGCTAAAAGTACGATCGCAAGCAAGATACGAGAAATCATAGGCTCTCCCCTTCATTGAACAATGGGAAACCTAGTATCTGAGCTGTGATTTCTTGTCATGTTGAGGGACTAAGCAGGGTCTAATTGAAAACCAATTGGCTAAAAGCATGGAAAAATTGCCCGTTTTCCAGTCTTAACGGGTATTTAACGGTTTTTGGCGGATTCTCAATTGGCGGGACTGCTCTCAATTAGCTTTACGAATTTCTAGCAAACTGGTGCCGCGAATGTCCCCCAGGATTTCCAAACTCATGGTCGACGACAGGTGTTGGCCTGCTAAGTGAAATGCACTCCACCCATGCTGACGCTGTTCGCGCAAAAGCACGTAAGCCCGGCCCCCAGATCTCAGGGAATTTTCAATACCTCTCATCAAATTTGCAAAATCTGAATCTAGGAAAAAGCGGCAACGATTTTTAAAATCAGATGGCGACAGAGTTCCCTGGTCTTTATGGAAATAAGGCGGATTGCACAGAATCAAATCATATTGATTTTTATAGGGCTCGGACTGAAGTACATCGTAGTTTTCGGGAACAAATTTAATCGCTGTCTTGGGGTCGGTCACGTGAGCGACATTTCTTTCGAAATGCGGCTGATAAATAGCTGACTGCACTTCAAGGAAATCAAAAGATCTGGGAACTACACCACGCTCTTTCTGATTGTGGAAAAGAAAATCCAGACCAATGATCCCGCAGCCCGAACACAAATCCAAACAAGCGGCCGGAGTCAGACCTTCATCACGATAAATTTCATAAACCTGACGGGCAAGAAAAACTGAATCGTGAGAGAAGTGATAGTCTTCCGGCTGAGAATATTCAAATGTGTAGTGCTCATTGATCGATGACATTTAACAAGCGTATCGAAGTGGATACGCTAATGCAACGATCTGCAGAGCTTTAATGGCAAAGATTCTTCGGGATTTAAAATTCCGCTGGGCCCATAGTGATGGCTTAAATATTTAAGCACGGACTTATCCCCATTTGATCCCACCGGATAAATCTTTGTCCCACTTCGCACTGTCGGAGTATAAGCCACGCCCGTTATAACGGCCTTGCCCTGAGCAGGTTTCGTGAACCCCACGTACATCACCGCCGAGGCTTTCCTTTCGACATCTTTTTGAGCCGCAACGAAATTCCCCAGTGAATAAACGATGAAAGTTTCACGACCATCCTTCGTCACATATTTATCCCACGGCTGCAAAACGTGAGGATGGGAACCCACTACCACCGTGGCACCCGCATCAAGCCAGGTGCGAGCGGCAGAAACCTGTCGTGAGTTAGGAGTCTGCTTATATTCATCTCCCCAATGTGGATAGATGACCACCGCATCCACGTCGGAGCGAGCAGAGAGCTCTTTGATTGACGCGACCATAGCCGAATTAAAGCAGTTCAAAACTTGTGACTTATTATCGGGACGACCATTTGTCATTTCCGTGCAACCGACAAAAGCAATATTGATTCCTTGCACAGTGACGATCCGAGAATATGAAGCGTTTCGCTCTTGCGAATGCCGAATACCGACTGTGTGAATGCCCACTGATCGTGCCGCATTAACTGATTTATCGATTCCGAGCGAACCCCGATCCAGAATATGATTATTGGCCATCGTTAAAAGATCCACGCCGCTTTTTTTAAGATCACTTAAAATACGTGGATGATAGTTGAACCTCATATTTGTTCCCGAATAGATGCGATCGTCATAGATAAATCCGACATCACCCCAGTCACGACCTTCGGTATCGACTCCCATAGCCGCCGGCCCCTCAAGATTTGCGATGGAAAAGTTTGCCTTTGAAAAAAGCGGGTTAATACCACGCCAAATCTGCGAAAAATCTTTCGACTCCTGCACCACATTTACATACAGCAACTTATGAATCAGTACATCGCCCACAAACGACAACGAAGCAAAATGCTGAGAAGAACCGCAACGCCCACTGAACTCAAGATCGGTGCCCATTGCCAAGCTTACAGATGGAAAAATCCCCAGCATCACTGCCAGGGATTTTTTAATTAGCTTTTTCATTTGAGGCTACTCTTCAGCGGCATTGCGACGATCGCGTGCCACTTGCCCTTTGCGCGAACGCGCACTGGAATATCCCGCCACCCGTTTGCCCACCATTTGCGGGGCATTTTCAAAGTGCGAGTCGGCCTGAACAGTGCGCTTGTTGTACATTTTCTGTTTTGTTCTGCGAAGAAAACTTTCACGAGGTTCATCTGCTCTTTTCAAATGCATTTTGGGCTGTTCAGTCAAACTTTTCTTGCCACGCGCTGCCTTAGCCTTGCGATTTTCAAGCCGTTGCTTGTTTAAAACACGATCAAAACGTTCCAACACTTTTTCCATACTGCGCAGACGGAAATTCACTTCGCGCGATGCCACTTTGTCGTCCATTTTCGCTCGGGCATTTTTTCGATGTCTTTTCACCAACTCGACCGTACGGGCCCGCGCCTTGCGAATTCTTTCGCGCGGAATGTTCTTAAGGTCCGAGGAGCTTTGGGTGTATAGTTTAAACTCCGCCTTAGTTAATCTTTTTTGCGCAGCTTTTTGCGATGCCGATTGTGTTGTTGCCATAGGATCTCCTTGTGATTCGTTTTTAATGATAAGAGGAACGCTCTGGGAGTCTCTATTGACAAGTGCTCCCTTTGTTGGAAAGCATGGAGAAATGAGCGAAAGGATCCCGTTATGAAAATCAAAAGAATCTGTGTCTATTGCGGTGCTAATCCGGGCAACCATCCTGAGTACGCCAAAGTGGCGCGAGAGCTTGGGCATCTTTTGGCAGATCACAAGATTGAATTGGTTTATGGCGGTGGCAAAGTCGGTTTGATGGGCACAATCGCAGATGCTGTGCTTGAAAAAGGCGGTCAGGTGATCGGCATTATTCCGCAAAAATTAGTCGAACAGGAACATGCTCACCAGGGTCTTACTGATTTGCGCATCGTAAATGACATGCACGAACGCAAAGCCACGATGGCTGTACTTTCTGATGCCTTTATCGCTTTGCCAGGAGGCTTCGGCACACTTGAGGAATTGTTCGAAGTTTTGACTTGGTCGCAAATTGGCTATCATCAAAAGCCCATTGCTCTGGTAAATGTCATGGATTTCTATGGACATCTGCAAAGCTTCGTAAAGCATGCAACAACTACAGGGCTTTTACGTTCCGAGTATGCTCGCTTTTTCCAAGTGACATCATCTGCGCGGGAAGCACTCGACACGGTTCTTCGTTAGAAAAAATGGTCTCGTTCGCTACGAAACCTGAATCCAAAAAATGGTTTTGAGGAGTGTTCCCTCAACCATTTCAAAATTGCAATTGGACAACTTAAGAGCTTGTTTAGTAGTTAAAAAGGCGTAATGGAATTCCTATTAAGACCAGAAGCCTACATCGCTAGCTACCAAAGAGACTTGGAAGAACTTTCCCAGCTATTGGCGACTCTTGGTCATTCCGTTGTTCCGTACAAGGATCCGGCCCTGCCGTTGTTTCA
This genomic window contains:
- a CDS encoding RsmD family RNA methyltransferase, which codes for MSSINEHYTFEYSQPEDYHFSHDSVFLARQVYEIYRDEGLTPAACLDLCSGCGIIGLDFLFHNQKERGVVPRSFDFLEVQSAIYQPHFERNVAHVTDPKTAIKFVPENYDVLQSEPYKNQYDLILCNPPYFHKDQGTLSPSDFKNRCRFFLDSDFANLMRGIENSLRSGGRAYVLLREQRQHGWSAFHLAGQHLSSTMSLEILGDIRGTSLLEIRKAN
- a CDS encoding CapA family protein; translation: MKKLIKKSLAVMLGIFPSVSLAMGTDLEFSGRCGSSQHFASLSFVGDVLIHKLLYVNVVQESKDFSQIWRGINPLFSKANFSIANLEGPAAMGVDTEGRDWGDVGFIYDDRIYSGTNMRFNYHPRILSDLKKSGVDLLTMANNHILDRGSLGIDKSVNAARSVGIHTVGIRHSQERNASYSRIVTVQGINIAFVGCTEMTNGRPDNKSQVLNCFNSAMVASIKELSARSDVDAVVIYPHWGDEYKQTPNSRQVSAARTWLDAGATVVVGSHPHVLQPWDKYVTKDGRETFIVYSLGNFVAAQKDVERKASAVMYVGFTKPAQGKAVITGVAYTPTVRSGTKIYPVGSNGDKSVLKYLSHHYGPSGILNPEESLPLKLCRSLH
- a CDS encoding TIGR00730 family Rossman fold protein, producing MKIKRICVYCGANPGNHPEYAKVARELGHLLADHKIELVYGGGKVGLMGTIADAVLEKGGQVIGIIPQKLVEQEHAHQGLTDLRIVNDMHERKATMAVLSDAFIALPGGFGTLEELFEVLTWSQIGYHQKPIALVNVMDFYGHLQSFVKHATTTGLLRSEYARFFQVTSSAREALDTVLR